A single window of Streptomyces aquilus DNA harbors:
- the modA gene encoding molybdate ABC transporter substrate-binding protein, producing MTRSVRRTRRTTQVAGLGAAALLALTACSSSDDDSAGTSDPSGSASASGKLSGEVTVFAAASLKESFETLGKEFEKAHPGTKVTFSFGGSDALAASITGGAPADVFASASPKTMKIVTDAGDNAGEPATFVRNQLEIATLPGNPDKVASLKDLTGSDLKVVLCDKTVPCGAAAEKALAASELKLTPVSYEEDVKSALNKVVLKEADAALVYKTDVKAAGDKVEGVEFPESADAVNDYPITLLKGSKNTATAKAFIALVQSAEGQKVLTSAGFLKP from the coding sequence ATGACCCGTTCCGTGCGTCGGACCCGTCGGACGACGCAGGTGGCCGGCCTCGGTGCCGCCGCCCTGCTGGCGCTGACCGCCTGCTCGTCCTCCGACGACGACTCCGCCGGCACGTCCGACCCCTCCGGCTCCGCCTCGGCCTCCGGCAAGCTGTCCGGCGAGGTCACCGTGTTCGCCGCGGCCTCGCTGAAGGAGAGCTTCGAGACGCTGGGCAAGGAGTTCGAGAAGGCCCACCCCGGTACGAAGGTCACCTTCAGCTTCGGCGGCAGCGACGCGCTCGCCGCGAGCATCACCGGCGGTGCCCCGGCGGACGTCTTCGCCTCCGCCAGCCCCAAGACCATGAAGATCGTGACGGACGCGGGCGACAACGCCGGCGAGCCGGCCACGTTCGTGCGCAACCAGCTGGAGATCGCCACGCTGCCGGGCAACCCCGACAAGGTCGCCTCCCTCAAGGACCTCACCGGCTCGGACCTGAAGGTCGTCCTGTGCGACAAGACGGTGCCGTGCGGGGCGGCCGCCGAGAAGGCCCTGGCGGCGAGCGAGCTGAAGCTCACCCCGGTCTCCTACGAGGAGGACGTCAAGTCCGCGCTCAACAAGGTGGTGCTGAAGGAGGCCGACGCCGCGCTCGTCTACAAGACCGATGTGAAGGCCGCGGGTGACAAGGTGGAGGGCGTGGAGTTCCCCGAGTCCGCCGACGCCGTCAACGACTACCCGATCACCCTGCTGAAGGGGTCGAAGAACACCGCCACCGCCAAGGCGTTCATCGCGCTGGTGCAGTCCGCCGAGGGGCAGAAGGTGCTGACCTCGGCCGGGTTCCTCAAGCCGTGA
- the modB gene encoding molybdate ABC transporter permease subunit, which produces MTSPASGKAGAAVDTLGGGPRRRRPRVGRRRGAAPLPLLVPALIGLAFLVLPLVALLIRAPWHSMPDLLTSAEVWQALRLSLVCATAATAVSLVIGVPLAWLLARVEFPGRGLVRALVTLPLVLPPVVGGVALLMALGRNGVVGKWLDSWFGVTLPFTTTGVVIAEAFVAMPFLVISVEGTLRAADPRYEEAATTLGASRFTAFRRVTLPLIAPGVAAGAVLAWARALGEFGATITFAGNFPGRTQTMPLAVYLALQNDPEAAIALSLVLLAVSIAVLAGLRDRWMTAS; this is translated from the coding sequence GTGACGTCCCCCGCCTCGGGCAAGGCCGGCGCCGCCGTGGACACCCTCGGCGGCGGTCCGCGGCGGCGCCGCCCACGCGTGGGCCGTCGTCGGGGTGCCGCTCCGCTGCCGCTCCTCGTGCCCGCGCTGATCGGCCTGGCGTTCCTCGTCCTGCCGCTGGTCGCCCTGCTGATCCGGGCCCCGTGGCACAGCATGCCCGACCTGCTGACCAGCGCCGAGGTGTGGCAGGCGCTGCGGTTGTCCCTGGTCTGCGCGACGGCGGCGACCGCGGTGAGCCTGGTGATCGGGGTGCCGCTGGCCTGGCTGCTGGCCCGGGTGGAGTTCCCGGGGCGGGGGCTAGTACGGGCTCTGGTCACGCTGCCGCTCGTCCTGCCGCCGGTCGTCGGCGGTGTGGCGCTGCTGATGGCGCTGGGCCGCAACGGGGTGGTCGGGAAGTGGCTGGACTCCTGGTTCGGGGTCACCCTCCCGTTCACCACCACCGGCGTCGTGATCGCGGAGGCGTTCGTCGCGATGCCGTTCCTCGTGATCAGCGTGGAAGGCACCCTTCGGGCCGCCGACCCGCGCTACGAGGAGGCCGCGACGACGCTCGGCGCCTCGCGCTTCACGGCGTTCCGCCGGGTCACCCTGCCCCTCATCGCGCCCGGTGTCGCCGCCGGCGCCGTCCTGGCCTGGGCGCGGGCCCTCGGCGAGTTCGGCGCGACGATCACCTTCGCCGGCAACTTCCCCGGCCGCACCCAGACCATGCCACTGGCCGTCTACCTCGCCCTCCAGAACGACCCGGAGGCCGCCATCGCCCTCAGCCTGGTGCTGCTCGCCGTGTCGATCGCGGTCCTGGCGGGCCTGCGCGACCGCTGGATGACCGCCTCATGA
- a CDS encoding ABC transporter ATP-binding protein, translated as MTHIEKTIRYDVEAPSADGLDARLVVERGSFRLDVALTAAPGDVVALLGPNGAGKTTALRALAGLVPLAGGHLRLDGAELDRTPPESRPVGVVFQDYLLFPHLTALDNVAFGPRCHGVGKAEARAQAAGWLERMGLADHAAAKPRRLSGGQAQRVALARALATHPRLLLLDEPLAALDARTRLDVRAQLRHHLADFEAVAVLVTHDPLDAMVLADHLVVIEEGRVVQRGTPADIARHPRTDYIAHLVGLNLYRGEAEGHTVHVDGGSTVTTSEDLTGPVFVAFPPSAITLHRDRPTGSSARNFWRCEVSGLETHGDQIRVALGGELPLAADLTTVAAAELDLHAGAEVWATVKATQTHAYPA; from the coding sequence ATGACCCACATCGAGAAGACGATCCGGTACGACGTCGAGGCGCCGTCTGCGGACGGTCTCGACGCACGTCTCGTCGTCGAGCGCGGCTCCTTCCGGCTCGACGTGGCCCTCACCGCGGCCCCCGGTGACGTCGTCGCCCTCCTCGGCCCCAACGGCGCCGGCAAGACCACCGCGCTGCGCGCCCTCGCCGGTCTCGTCCCGCTCGCCGGCGGCCATCTCCGCCTCGACGGCGCGGAGTTGGACCGTACGCCCCCGGAGTCCCGCCCGGTCGGCGTCGTCTTCCAGGACTATCTGCTCTTCCCGCACCTCACCGCGCTCGACAACGTGGCCTTCGGGCCCCGCTGTCACGGCGTCGGCAAGGCGGAGGCCCGCGCCCAGGCGGCCGGATGGCTGGAACGGATGGGTCTCGCGGACCACGCGGCCGCCAAACCCCGTCGGCTCTCCGGCGGCCAGGCCCAGCGCGTCGCGCTCGCCCGCGCCCTGGCCACCCACCCCCGGTTGCTGCTGCTCGACGAGCCGCTCGCCGCCCTCGACGCCCGCACCCGCCTCGACGTCCGCGCCCAACTCCGGCACCACCTGGCCGACTTCGAGGCGGTCGCCGTACTCGTCACGCACGATCCGCTGGACGCGATGGTGCTGGCGGACCATCTCGTCGTCATCGAGGAGGGCCGAGTTGTCCAGCGGGGCACGCCCGCCGACATCGCCCGCCACCCGCGGACCGACTACATCGCCCACCTGGTCGGCCTCAACCTCTACCGGGGCGAGGCCGAGGGGCACACGGTCCACGTCGACGGCGGTTCCACGGTCACCACCTCGGAGGACCTGACCGGCCCGGTCTTCGTCGCGTTCCCGCCCAGCGCGATCACCCTGCACCGCGACCGGCCCACCGGGTCGAGCGCCCGTAACTTCTGGCGCTGCGAGGTGTCCGGCCTGGAGACCCACGGCGACCAGATCCGTGTCGCCCTCGGCGGTGAACTCCCCCTGGCCGCCGACCTCACCACGGTCGCCGCGGCCGAACTCGACCTCCACGCGGGGGCCGAGGTCTGGGCGACGGTGAAGGCGACCCAGACACACGCCTACCCCGCCTGA
- a CDS encoding polyprenyl synthetase, with product MTREAGRRESLDEQALLLVAGLADLAVSTLGSAVDTLGSAMGTVRSLLRRSDAAELAAQAEQDLTARGRLVLDRYAAVPPAHLEILARQALARKSAGED from the coding sequence TTGACGCGAGAAGCAGGACGGCGCGAGAGCCTCGACGAGCAGGCGTTACTCCTGGTGGCGGGCCTGGCCGACCTGGCCGTGAGCACGCTGGGGTCGGCCGTGGACACGCTGGGGTCGGCCATGGGCACGGTCCGGAGTCTGCTGCGGCGTTCGGACGCGGCGGAACTCGCCGCGCAGGCCGAGCAGGACCTCACCGCGCGGGGACGCCTGGTCCTGGACCGGTATGCGGCCGTACCACCGGCCCACTTGGAGATTCTCGCCCGACAGGCCCTGGCCCGGAAGAGCGCCGGTGAGGACTGA
- a CDS encoding polyprenyl synthetase family protein — protein sequence MRTDHWEAATFKARVDEVLSRFVAEEADRFAGIDPLLGPVAGQLEEAVTHGKRLRAAFCYWGWRAVGQPDSDALVRAAASMELVHCAAVVHDDLIDDSPLRHGRPTAHIALRDVVRHRPHAPAAARSLAMLVGDLLMALAGHLFATSGLPAAYLARARPLWAVMARELIAGECLEILRTGTGPDTDASLKVIRYKTAKYTVEQPLLIGGVLAGAGTRLREGYSSYGLPLGEAFQLRDDLLGLFGDPAHTGKANADDVAGHRPTALLAETWRLAGDEDRERLRTLLGRPGADPETLDEVRELMRALRAPDRIEDMISARVEESLGALDQLNLPPHAAAALTALARSATNRLS from the coding sequence GTGAGGACTGACCACTGGGAAGCGGCGACGTTCAAGGCCCGCGTCGACGAGGTGCTGAGCCGGTTCGTGGCCGAGGAGGCGGACCGGTTCGCCGGGATCGATCCTCTACTGGGCCCGGTGGCCGGGCAGTTGGAGGAGGCGGTGACGCACGGCAAGCGGCTGCGCGCGGCCTTCTGCTACTGGGGCTGGCGCGCCGTGGGGCAGCCGGACTCCGACGCGCTGGTGCGGGCGGCCGCGTCCATGGAGCTGGTGCACTGCGCGGCCGTCGTCCACGACGACCTCATCGACGACAGCCCCCTGCGACACGGGCGCCCCACGGCGCACATCGCCCTGCGGGACGTCGTAAGGCATCGTCCGCACGCCCCGGCGGCGGCGCGGTCGTTGGCGATGCTGGTGGGTGATCTGCTGATGGCGCTGGCCGGGCACCTCTTCGCCACCAGCGGCCTGCCCGCCGCGTATCTCGCCCGCGCCCGGCCTTTGTGGGCGGTGATGGCCCGGGAGCTGATCGCGGGCGAGTGCCTGGAGATCCTGCGCACGGGTACCGGCCCGGACACCGACGCGTCACTGAAGGTGATCCGCTACAAGACCGCCAAGTACACGGTGGAACAACCGCTGTTGATCGGCGGCGTTCTGGCCGGAGCCGGCACCCGGCTGCGCGAGGGCTACTCGTCCTACGGGCTGCCCCTGGGCGAGGCCTTCCAGCTCCGGGACGACCTGCTCGGCCTGTTCGGGGACCCGGCGCACACCGGCAAGGCCAACGCCGACGACGTCGCGGGCCACCGGCCCACGGCCCTGCTGGCGGAGACCTGGCGACTGGCCGGCGACGAGGACCGCGAGCGCCTGCGCACCCTGCTGGGCCGGCCCGGCGCGGACCCGGAAACCCTGGACGAGGTCCGCGAACTGATGCGCGCGCTGCGGGCACCCGACCGTATCGAGGACATGATCAGCGCCCGGGTCGAGGAGTCGCTCGGCGCCCTCGACCAGCTGAATCTCCCACCGCACGCCGCCGCGGCGCTGACCGCGCTGGCACGGTCGGCGACGAACCGCCTGTCCTGA
- a CDS encoding oxygenase MpaB family protein, producing MTRTEASMDALRQTGDELADATVATLFERGEVGTFNSLMRYVSTAGAPLPDGLPEVAREYLEATRVPPGWVDWSEMEKARLFFIDNNVHVSTALSFAAMPACYVVPHVARLLSATHGLKYPAKRMAETGQFTVRLMQPDAFESGSRFIPAAQKVRLLHASIRHHLRRENRWDVDALGVPICQEDMIGGQMFFSLLVLDSLHRLGIHMSQEGAEAYYYAWRVVGAMLGVDQDAVPKSLDDARQFLDLYMIRHMGPSEEGAHLTRQLIDLYEEIVPGTFFDPIVSALIRHLVGDTCADWLEVPHTPWDTVVKAVPHLLGVLESIEDRSPLGAWALDRLGHLTTVFELSSLTRGRVMHYAIPEHLKKDYGVPGTIPRTQRWVPPVGVSGR from the coding sequence ATGACCCGCACCGAGGCCTCGATGGACGCCCTGCGGCAGACCGGGGACGAACTCGCGGACGCCACCGTCGCCACGCTGTTCGAACGGGGCGAGGTGGGCACGTTCAACTCCCTGATGCGGTACGTCTCCACGGCCGGCGCTCCCCTGCCGGACGGGCTGCCCGAGGTCGCACGGGAGTACCTCGAAGCCACGCGCGTCCCGCCGGGCTGGGTGGACTGGTCGGAGATGGAGAAGGCCCGGCTGTTCTTCATCGACAACAACGTGCACGTCTCCACCGCGCTGTCCTTCGCCGCCATGCCCGCCTGCTACGTCGTCCCGCATGTGGCGAGGCTGCTGTCGGCCACGCACGGGCTGAAGTACCCCGCCAAACGGATGGCGGAGACCGGCCAGTTCACCGTCCGCCTCATGCAGCCCGACGCCTTCGAGTCGGGCAGCCGCTTCATCCCGGCCGCCCAGAAGGTCCGCCTGCTGCACGCCTCCATCCGGCACCATCTGCGGCGCGAGAACCGCTGGGACGTCGACGCCTTGGGGGTGCCGATCTGTCAGGAGGACATGATCGGCGGGCAGATGTTCTTCTCCCTGCTCGTGCTGGACAGCCTGCACCGCCTCGGCATCCACATGTCCCAGGAAGGCGCGGAGGCCTACTACTACGCGTGGCGGGTGGTGGGAGCGATGCTCGGCGTGGACCAGGACGCGGTCCCCAAGTCCCTCGACGACGCCCGCCAGTTCCTCGACCTCTACATGATCCGGCACATGGGCCCGTCCGAGGAGGGCGCGCACCTGACCCGCCAACTCATCGATCTGTACGAGGAGATCGTCCCCGGCACGTTCTTCGACCCGATCGTGTCCGCGCTGATCCGCCATCTCGTCGGCGACACCTGCGCCGACTGGCTGGAGGTGCCGCACACTCCGTGGGACACCGTGGTCAAGGCCGTACCCCACCTCCTGGGCGTCCTGGAGTCGATCGAGGACCGCTCCCCGCTCGGCGCCTGGGCCCTGGACCGCCTGGGCCACCTCACCACGGTCTTCGAACTGTCCTCCCTGACGCGCGGCCGGGTGATGCACTACGCCATCCCGGAACACCTCAAGAAGGACTACGGCGTACCGGGCACGATCCCCCGCACCCAGCGCTGGGTTCCGCCGGTCGGCGTGTCGGGCCGATGA
- a CDS encoding dihydrofolate reductase family protein, producing the protein MNSLIRLYMSMSLDGFVAGPDDRPGQELGRDGGRLFNWLDDRESDGPSGQVYREALATGAVISGRRTFELAGRWQGDHHDGVPIFVLTHQVADGDVPPGHARFVTDVDDCARQARAAAGHRPVMVHGAGAAQALLRAGQLDEMEIHLVPVLLGEGRRLFEHLGAAHIELDLVRRLDDRDVTHLRYRVRRSEEAAA; encoded by the coding sequence ATGAACAGTCTGATTCGGCTGTACATGTCGATGTCGCTCGACGGCTTTGTCGCCGGCCCGGACGACCGGCCGGGGCAGGAGCTCGGACGGGACGGCGGACGGCTCTTCAACTGGCTCGACGACCGGGAGTCCGACGGCCCCAGCGGCCAGGTCTACCGCGAGGCGCTGGCGACCGGCGCGGTGATCTCCGGCCGGCGCACCTTCGAACTCGCCGGGCGCTGGCAGGGCGACCACCACGACGGCGTGCCGATCTTCGTCCTCACCCACCAGGTGGCGGACGGGGACGTCCCACCCGGCCACGCGCGATTCGTCACCGATGTCGACGACTGCGCCCGCCAGGCCCGCGCCGCCGCCGGCCACCGGCCGGTCATGGTCCACGGGGCGGGCGCGGCGCAGGCACTGCTGCGCGCCGGGCAGCTGGACGAGATGGAGATCCACCTGGTCCCGGTCCTCCTCGGGGAAGGACGGCGGCTGTTCGAGCACCTGGGCGCCGCTCACATCGAACTCGACCTCGTCCGACGCCTCGACGACCGGGACGTCACCCATCTGCGCTACCGGGTGCGGCGATCCGAGGAGGCGGCTGCGTGA
- a CDS encoding VOC family protein, translated as MKTLFVSYRVSDLARSLAFYTALGYAELGRVELGGGARLVLLTFPGEPAASLELVHRPDAAPVDVGTGFDHLAIQVDALASTLDTLTAAGLRPGPLQYPGGPQGPKTSWLTDPDGYRIELVEWPPGHPDGITAADFA; from the coding sequence GTGAAGACGCTCTTCGTCTCCTACCGCGTCAGCGACCTCGCCCGCTCGCTGGCGTTCTACACGGCCCTGGGCTATGCCGAACTGGGCCGGGTCGAACTCGGCGGCGGGGCTCGCCTCGTCCTCCTCACCTTCCCCGGCGAACCGGCGGCCTCGCTGGAACTGGTCCACCGCCCCGACGCCGCACCGGTCGACGTGGGCACCGGTTTCGACCACCTCGCGATCCAGGTGGACGCGCTCGCCAGCACCCTCGACACGCTGACCGCAGCGGGTCTGCGGCCCGGACCCCTCCAGTACCCGGGCGGCCCGCAGGGCCCCAAGACCTCGTGGCTCACCGACCCGGACGGCTATCGGATCGAGCTGGTGGAGTGGCCACCCGGACATCCCGACGGCATCACAGCGGCAGACTTCGCGTGA
- a CDS encoding class I SAM-dependent methyltransferase, producing MRDMGVDPAAHNRAAWDKYVQEGNEWSRPVSAEAVERARTGDWSIVLIGHEPVDRSWLPADLTGKDVLCLASGGGQQGPILAATGARVTVFDNSPRQLGQDQMVAARDGLELRTVLGDMRDLSAFGDAVFDVVFHPVSNLFVPELAPVWRECFRVLRPGGTLLAGFLNPDAYLFDHEALDERGELIVVHKLPYSDVTQYTAEERAAKFGADAALEYSHTLTDQIGGQLAAGFVLTGFAEAPHQSNASAAYMSHYFATRAVKPG from the coding sequence GTGCGGGACATGGGGGTCGACCCGGCTGCCCACAATCGGGCCGCCTGGGACAAGTACGTCCAAGAGGGCAACGAGTGGTCGAGGCCGGTGAGTGCCGAGGCGGTCGAGCGGGCCCGCACGGGTGACTGGTCGATCGTTCTCATCGGGCATGAGCCCGTCGACCGCTCCTGGCTGCCGGCGGATCTGACCGGCAAGGACGTGTTGTGCCTGGCCTCCGGCGGGGGCCAGCAGGGACCGATCCTCGCCGCCACCGGGGCGCGGGTCACCGTGTTCGACAACTCGCCCCGCCAGCTCGGTCAGGACCAGATGGTGGCGGCACGTGACGGACTCGAGCTGCGTACCGTCCTGGGCGACATGCGCGACCTCAGCGCTTTCGGTGACGCGGTCTTCGACGTCGTGTTCCATCCGGTCTCCAACCTGTTCGTCCCGGAGTTGGCACCGGTGTGGCGTGAGTGCTTCCGAGTCCTGCGACCGGGCGGAACCCTGCTCGCGGGCTTCCTCAACCCGGACGCGTACCTGTTCGACCACGAGGCGCTCGACGAGCGTGGCGAGCTGATCGTCGTGCACAAGCTGCCCTACAGCGATGTCACGCAGTACACCGCCGAGGAACGCGCCGCGAAGTTCGGCGCGGACGCCGCCCTGGAATACAGCCACACCCTCACCGACCAGATCGGCGGGCAACTCGCCGCGGGGTTCGTCCTCACCGGCTTCGCGGAGGCGCCGCACCAGTCCAACGCATCCGCTGCGTACATGTCGCACTACTTTGCGACGCGGGCGGTCAAGCCGGGCTGA
- a CDS encoding MFS transporter, with product MPGHSPTDLSRLRTTLTVFFALDGFIFAGWVVRIPDIKEQTNASATTLGLALLGVSAGAVVTMILTGRLCRRYGNHQVTVVCAVLLCLSVALPPLTHSALALGAVLLVFGSAYGGINVAFNSAAVDLVHALRRPIMPSFHAAFSLGGMAGAGLGALVAGALSPTWHLLGLTALGLLVTAFTGRALLRIPPPAPPRDTPQASPRAHRPGAGTRPLVLTFGLIALCTAYGEGALADWSALHLKQDLDVTAGMAAAGYSCFALAMTIGRLTGTRLLERLGQTRTLVAGGTTAAIGMLLGALAPALWIALVGFVITGLGLANLFPVAIERAGTLAGPDGVAIASTLGYGGMLLGPPAIGFMADWFSLPLALTSVAVLAATAAAIALLTHRATHR from the coding sequence GTGCCGGGCCACTCCCCCACCGACCTCAGCCGCCTCCGCACCACCCTCACCGTCTTCTTCGCCCTCGACGGCTTCATCTTCGCCGGGTGGGTCGTCCGCATCCCCGACATCAAAGAGCAGACCAACGCCTCCGCCACGACCCTCGGTCTCGCCCTCCTCGGCGTCTCCGCGGGCGCCGTCGTCACGATGATCCTCACCGGCCGCCTCTGCCGCCGCTACGGCAACCACCAGGTCACCGTCGTCTGCGCCGTTCTGCTCTGCCTCAGCGTCGCGCTCCCGCCCCTCACCCACTCCGCCCTCGCGCTGGGTGCCGTGCTCCTGGTCTTCGGCAGCGCGTACGGCGGGATCAACGTCGCCTTCAACAGCGCCGCGGTCGACCTCGTGCACGCCCTGCGGCGCCCGATCATGCCCAGCTTCCACGCCGCCTTCAGCCTCGGCGGCATGGCCGGCGCCGGGCTGGGCGCGCTGGTCGCCGGTGCGCTCTCCCCCACCTGGCACCTGCTCGGCCTCACCGCACTCGGCCTGCTGGTCACCGCCTTCACCGGCCGCGCCCTCCTGCGCATCCCGCCCCCCGCACCACCGCGGGACACTCCCCAGGCATCACCCCGAGCGCACCGGCCGGGTGCCGGCACCCGCCCCCTCGTGCTGACCTTCGGGCTGATCGCCCTCTGCACGGCCTACGGCGAGGGCGCCCTGGCCGACTGGAGCGCTCTGCACCTCAAACAGGACCTGGATGTCACCGCCGGTATGGCCGCCGCCGGTTACTCCTGCTTCGCTCTCGCCATGACCATCGGCCGTCTCACCGGCACCCGCCTGCTCGAACGGCTCGGCCAGACCCGCACCCTCGTGGCCGGCGGCACGACCGCCGCGATCGGCATGCTGCTCGGCGCTCTCGCCCCCGCCCTGTGGATCGCGCTCGTCGGCTTCGTGATCACCGGTCTCGGGCTGGCCAACCTCTTCCCGGTCGCCATCGAACGCGCCGGCACGCTCGCCGGGCCCGACGGGGTGGCGATCGCCTCCACTCTCGGCTACGGCGGCATGCTCCTCGGACCTCCCGCCATCGGCTTCATGGCCGACTGGTTCTCCCTGCCCCTCGCGCTCACCAGCGTGGCGGTGCTGGCCGCGACGGCAGCCGCCATCGCCCTCCTCACGCACCGCGCGACGCACCGTTGA
- a CDS encoding maleylpyruvate isomerase family mycothiol-dependent enzyme translates to MDTAEFIRILDREGRLLADAAERAGIDAKVPTCPEWQVRDLVRHTGAVHRWATGYVAEGHPSRRPLDDAPALDGAELLAWFREGHAHLVRTLASAAPDLECWHFLPAPSPLAFWARRQAHETSVHRFDAEAARGGTPSILDPRFAADGVDELLRGFHARPRSRVRSEEPRVLRVRATDADDDAVWTVRLTQEPPAAERGETGDAECEISGPAAQLYLSLWNRVPFPSVTGDRALAELWRSNSAV, encoded by the coding sequence TTGGACACGGCCGAGTTCATCCGGATCCTCGACCGGGAGGGCCGTCTGCTCGCCGACGCCGCGGAGCGGGCCGGCATCGACGCCAAGGTGCCCACCTGCCCGGAGTGGCAGGTGCGGGACCTGGTGCGGCACACCGGCGCGGTGCACCGCTGGGCCACCGGCTACGTCGCCGAGGGGCACCCGTCCCGTCGCCCCCTCGACGACGCGCCCGCCCTCGACGGCGCCGAGCTTCTGGCCTGGTTCCGGGAGGGCCACGCGCACCTCGTGCGCACCCTCGCCTCCGCCGCCCCCGACCTGGAGTGCTGGCACTTCCTGCCCGCCCCGTCCCCCCTCGCGTTCTGGGCCCGCAGGCAGGCGCACGAGACGAGCGTGCACCGCTTCGACGCGGAGGCCGCCCGCGGTGGCACACCGAGCATCCTGGACCCCCGGTTCGCCGCGGACGGCGTCGACGAACTGCTGCGCGGCTTCCACGCCCGTCCCAGGAGCCGGGTGCGCAGCGAGGAGCCGAGGGTGCTGCGGGTGCGGGCGACGGACGCGGACGACGACGCCGTGTGGACCGTACGCCTGACGCAGGAGCCGCCCGCGGCCGAGCGGGGCGAGACGGGGGACGCGGAGTGTGAAATCAGTGGGCCCGCCGCCCAGTTGTACCTGTCGCTGTGGAACCGCGTGCCGTTCCCGAGCGTGACCGGCGACCGAGCGCTCGCCGAGCTGTGGCGGTCGAACTCGGCCGTGTGA
- a CDS encoding MarR family winged helix-turn-helix transcriptional regulator, giving the protein MAAKKAEQALVEQWRDILALHARTQCELDRALHQHGLCASDFEVLDVLADGRAKEGACFYRVQEISDRIHLSQSALSRLIARLEKDGLIERGMCPEDRRGVRVGLTDKGRTLHGEVLPVQRAVLTRMLNSG; this is encoded by the coding sequence ATGGCGGCGAAGAAGGCCGAGCAGGCACTCGTGGAACAGTGGCGGGACATCCTGGCGCTGCATGCGCGCACCCAGTGCGAACTCGACCGTGCCCTCCATCAACACGGCCTGTGCGCCAGCGACTTCGAGGTCCTCGACGTGCTCGCCGACGGGCGCGCGAAGGAGGGGGCCTGCTTCTACCGCGTCCAGGAGATCTCCGACCGCATCCATCTCAGCCAGAGCGCGCTGTCCCGGCTGATCGCCCGCCTGGAGAAGGACGGACTCATCGAACGCGGCATGTGTCCCGAGGACCGGCGCGGCGTCCGGGTGGGCCTCACGGACAAGGGACGCACGCTGCACGGTGAGGTACTGCCCGTGCAGCGTGCGGTGTTGACGCGGATGCTGAACTCGGGCTGA